In one Streptomyces sp. NBC_00597 genomic region, the following are encoded:
- a CDS encoding antibiotic biosynthesis monooxygenase — MSIVKINALTVPAEQREVLEQRFASRAGAVEGSDGFEWFELLRPVEGTDQYLVYTRWRSEEDFQAWMEGPMKAAHQGGGAGGGERPKPAASGSAVWSFEVVQQAAPKPQG, encoded by the coding sequence ATGAGCATCGTGAAGATCAATGCGCTGACCGTGCCCGCCGAGCAGCGGGAAGTCCTGGAGCAGCGGTTCGCCTCGCGGGCGGGCGCCGTGGAGGGTTCGGACGGGTTCGAGTGGTTCGAGCTGCTGCGTCCCGTGGAGGGGACGGACCAGTACCTCGTGTACACGCGGTGGCGGTCGGAAGAGGACTTCCAGGCGTGGATGGAAGGGCCCATGAAGGCCGCGCACCAGGGCGGCGGCGCGGGTGGGGGCGAGCGGCCCAAGCCGGCGGCCTCCGGGTCGGCGGTGTGGTCGTTCGAGGTCGTGCAGCAGGCGGCGCCGAAGCCGCAGGGCTGA
- a CDS encoding TMEM165/GDT1 family protein produces MFSTTFSITVTAIAFGVVFLAELPDKTALAGLMLGTRYRASYVFAGVAAAFAVHVALAIAAGSVLTLLPHRLVQAVVGVLFLAGAAMLLLKKSDEDDEVKAPADQSFWKVSGAGFMLILVAEFGDLTQIMTANLAARYDNPFSVGIGAVLALWAVAGIGILGGKTLMKYVPLRLITKVAAGVMAALAAFSLYEAIAG; encoded by the coding sequence GTGTTCAGCACCACCTTCAGCATCACCGTCACGGCGATCGCCTTCGGAGTCGTCTTCCTCGCCGAACTCCCCGACAAGACCGCCCTCGCCGGCCTGATGCTCGGCACCCGCTACCGCGCCTCGTACGTCTTCGCCGGCGTTGCCGCCGCCTTCGCCGTACACGTCGCACTCGCCATCGCCGCGGGCAGCGTGCTCACCCTCCTCCCGCACCGGCTCGTCCAGGCCGTCGTCGGAGTCCTCTTCCTCGCGGGCGCGGCCATGCTGCTCCTGAAGAAGAGTGACGAGGACGACGAGGTCAAGGCACCCGCCGACCAGTCCTTCTGGAAGGTCTCCGGGGCCGGATTCATGCTGATCCTGGTTGCCGAATTCGGCGACCTGACCCAGATCATGACCGCGAACCTCGCCGCACGCTACGACAACCCCTTCTCCGTAGGCATCGGCGCCGTCCTCGCCCTTTGGGCGGTCGCGGGCATCGGAATCCTCGGCGGCAAGACCCTCATGAAGTACGTACCGCTGCGCCTGATCACGAAGGTCGCGGCGGGCGTGATGGCGGCACTTGCCGCGTTCTCGCTGTACGAGGCGATCGCGGGCTGA
- a CDS encoding GNAT family N-acetyltransferase: MNINSTSSSPTTATTTTGTAAAPAPAPAAVDWTVVAEHFATADATALRRAYYTEVASRYWKRPATEAEIDKGLRDDPADELVPPTGRFVVGRLDGTPLACGGIRLLDPVTAELTRVYVDPRARGTGGGAALLTALEDEARALGAERVRLDTRSDLVEARALYARHGYAEIPAYKTGPYAEHWFEKPLA, from the coding sequence ATGAACATCAACAGCACGAGCAGCAGCCCCACCACCGCCACCACCACAACCGGTACGGCAGCCGCACCCGCACCCGCACCCGCAGCGGTCGACTGGACCGTCGTCGCCGAACACTTCGCCACCGCCGACGCCACTGCGCTGCGCCGCGCTTACTACACCGAAGTCGCCAGCCGGTACTGGAAACGGCCCGCCACCGAAGCCGAGATCGACAAGGGCCTGCGGGACGACCCGGCCGACGAACTCGTCCCGCCGACTGGCCGGTTCGTGGTCGGCCGGCTCGACGGAACGCCACTGGCCTGCGGCGGCATACGGCTGCTCGACCCGGTCACCGCCGAACTCACCAGGGTGTACGTGGACCCGCGCGCCCGCGGCACCGGCGGCGGGGCGGCGCTGCTCACGGCCCTGGAAGACGAGGCCCGCGCGCTGGGCGCCGAGCGGGTCCGACTCGACACCCGGTCGGACCTGGTGGAGGCCCGGGCCTTGTACGCGCGGCACGGGTACGCGGAAATACCGGCGTACAAAACGGGCCCGTACGCGGAGCACTGGTTCGAGAAGCCCCTGGCCTGA
- a CDS encoding DUF664 domain-containing protein, which translates to MFVHPDQDTRTDGGFKGERAVLAGYLRDQRLTLELKCAGLDAEVMARRSVEPSNPSLLGLVRNLAGVEQYWFRQVMAGEDVRLRGLPDGLWHSGTGRAVKGGAQRHREATRTKRAPLTGRHGTEGQWTDGTPPHTLPTPLDSDPAPVSRLMSSTPLDSDPAPVSRLTPPTPLGSAPRRSRPASWAERWNVPPPAFRLWFPGRVGGR; encoded by the coding sequence ATGTTCGTCCACCCCGACCAGGACACCCGCACCGACGGCGGCTTCAAGGGCGAACGCGCCGTCCTCGCCGGCTACCTGCGCGATCAGCGGCTGACGCTGGAACTGAAATGCGCCGGGCTCGACGCCGAGGTGATGGCGCGCCGCTCGGTGGAGCCGTCGAACCCGTCACTACTGGGGCTCGTACGGAACCTGGCAGGGGTGGAGCAGTACTGGTTCCGCCAGGTGATGGCCGGCGAGGACGTACGACTTCGGGGGCTTCCCGACGGTCTTTGGCATTCCGGGACGGGACGGGCAGTCAAGGGTGGAGCGCAGCGACATCGCGAAGCGACGCGAACGAAGAGAGCGCCCTTGACGGGCCGGCACGGCACGGAAGGACAGTGGACTGACGGGACGCCCCCGCACACTCTCCCGACACCGCTCGACTCAGACCCCGCCCCGGTATCCCGGCTGATGTCATCGACACCGCTCGACTCAGACCCTGCCCCGGTATCCCGGCTGACCCCGCCGACACCGCTCGGCTCAGCCCCCCGGAGGTCCCGGCCTGCTTCCTGGGCGGAGCGTTGGAACGTGCCGCCCCCGGCGTTCCGGCTGTGGTTTCCGGGCCGGGTCGGTGGGCGTTGA
- a CDS encoding DHA2 family efflux MFS transporter permease subunit, translating to MAQEVTADAANPVPDPHQSGPTAEHATREVLVSIGALLLGLLIAALDQTIVSTALPTIVSELGGMAHLSWVVTAYMLASTAATPLWGKLGDQYGRKKLFQGAIVLFLIGSALCGLAQDMPQLIGFRALQGLGGGGLIVLSMAIVGDIVPPRERGKYQGLFGAVFGATSVLGPLLGGLFVDNLSWRWVFYINLPIGLVALVVIAAVLHIPVRRSKHTIDYLGTFLIACVATCLVLVASLGGTWGWGSARIIGLAVLGAALLAVFLLVERRAVEPVLPLGLFRIRTFTLCSVISFVIGFAMFGAMVYLPTFLQVVQGVSPTMSGVHMLPMVLGMLIASTVSGQIVSRTGRWKVFPIAGTAVTAVGLLLLHQLERTSGTWEMSIYFFVFGTGLGLVMQVLVLVVQNAVSYADLGVATSGATFFRSIGASFGVAIFGTVFTNRLDSKLATAFAGLPLPPGSAALVEADPRAIGRLPAEVRPRVLDAYAASITDVFLYAVPVVLVAFVIAWFLKEDVLRGSVTAPDVTETLASNPVHRSSRDEVARALTVLGTREGRRHVYEKITERAGLDLLPAASWLLLRIKKYGSAEPAMLAERTTVPVKVITDAARQLEERGLAVRDGLPLVMTPSGREAAGKLAEAREDSLAELLGDWWGPDRPTDLVKLVKEINAELCGSDAEEPYDAEARRDHAAP from the coding sequence ATGGCTCAGGAAGTGACCGCGGACGCGGCGAACCCCGTCCCCGATCCGCACCAGTCCGGCCCCACCGCAGAACACGCCACCCGTGAGGTCCTCGTCTCCATCGGCGCCCTGCTGCTCGGCTTGCTGATCGCCGCCCTCGACCAGACGATCGTCTCCACCGCACTACCGACGATCGTCAGCGAGCTCGGCGGGATGGCGCACCTGTCCTGGGTCGTCACCGCCTACATGCTGGCCTCCACCGCCGCCACACCCCTGTGGGGCAAGCTCGGCGACCAATACGGACGCAAGAAGCTGTTCCAGGGCGCCATCGTGCTCTTCCTCATCGGATCGGCCCTGTGCGGGCTCGCCCAGGACATGCCACAGCTCATCGGCTTCCGCGCCTTGCAGGGCCTCGGTGGCGGCGGACTGATCGTGTTGTCGATGGCGATCGTCGGCGACATCGTCCCGCCCCGCGAGCGCGGCAAATACCAAGGCCTCTTCGGTGCCGTCTTCGGCGCGACCAGCGTCCTCGGACCGCTGCTGGGCGGCCTGTTCGTCGACAACCTGTCCTGGCGCTGGGTCTTCTACATCAACCTCCCCATCGGGCTCGTCGCGCTCGTCGTCATCGCCGCGGTCCTGCACATCCCCGTGCGCCGCTCGAAGCACACCATCGACTACCTCGGCACGTTCCTCATCGCCTGCGTCGCCACCTGCCTCGTACTCGTCGCCTCCCTCGGCGGCACCTGGGGCTGGGGCTCGGCCCGCATCATCGGCCTGGCTGTCCTCGGCGCCGCACTGCTGGCCGTCTTCCTCCTCGTGGAGCGGCGGGCCGTCGAACCCGTCCTGCCACTGGGGCTGTTCCGGATCCGCACCTTCACCCTCTGCTCGGTGATCAGCTTCGTCATCGGGTTCGCGATGTTCGGTGCGATGGTCTACCTGCCGACCTTCCTCCAAGTGGTCCAGGGCGTCTCGCCCACCATGTCCGGCGTCCACATGCTGCCGATGGTGCTCGGCATGCTGATCGCCTCCACCGTCTCCGGGCAGATCGTCAGCCGCACCGGACGGTGGAAGGTCTTCCCGATCGCGGGGACCGCCGTGACGGCCGTCGGGCTGCTCCTGCTGCACCAGTTGGAGCGCACCAGCGGTACCTGGGAGATGAGCATCTACTTCTTCGTCTTCGGTACCGGACTGGGTCTGGTCATGCAGGTGCTCGTGCTGGTCGTGCAGAACGCCGTCAGCTACGCCGACCTCGGCGTGGCCACCTCCGGCGCTACCTTCTTCCGCTCCATCGGCGCCTCCTTCGGCGTCGCGATCTTCGGGACGGTCTTCACCAACCGCCTCGACAGCAAGCTCGCCACCGCCTTCGCCGGGCTGCCGCTGCCGCCCGGTTCGGCAGCGCTGGTGGAGGCCGACCCGCGGGCCATCGGACGGCTGCCCGCCGAGGTGCGGCCCCGCGTGCTCGACGCGTACGCCGCCTCCATCACCGACGTGTTCCTCTACGCCGTGCCCGTCGTCCTCGTCGCCTTCGTCATCGCCTGGTTCCTCAAGGAGGACGTCCTGCGCGGATCGGTCACCGCCCCCGACGTCACCGAGACCCTCGCCTCCAACCCCGTCCACCGGTCCTCCCGCGACGAGGTCGCCCGCGCGCTGACGGTCCTCGGGACCCGTGAGGGCCGCCGACACGTCTACGAGAAGATCACCGAGAGGGCCGGCCTCGACCTGCTGCCCGCGGCGAGCTGGCTGCTGCTGCGGATCAAGAAGTACGGCTCGGCCGAGCCGGCGATGCTCGCGGAACGGACCACCGTGCCGGTGAAGGTGATCACGGACGCCGCCCGCCAGCTCGAAGAACGCGGCCTCGCCGTACGGGACGGACTGCCGCTGGTCATGACCCCGAGCGGCCGGGAGGCCGCCGGGAAGCTGGCGGAGGCCCGCGAGGACTCGCTCGCCGAACTGCTCGGCGACTGGTGGGGCCCGGACCGGCCGACCGACCTGGTCAAGCTGGTCAAGGAGATCAACGCGGAACTCTGCGGATCCGACGCCGAAGAGCCTTACGACGCCGAGGCGCGCCGCGACCACGCCGCGCCCTGA
- a CDS encoding bifunctional glycosyltransferase 87/phosphatase PAP2 family protein: protein MANAAEHSGANGHAGVIGGSGRLGAARFLLWALAGVLAVRQAAAALRMPPGEWLTDFRIPNSFPGSLYDSGQFTGTPFAGLVLRPFLGLAAPPLEVAWTCVTLLLVAAVGLVAARGLPDPVPRRTALLAAPVLVGLMMVSLPVRAAASPGQTAVLPVLLVLLAVFRVPGERPAGFLVGLAAALQPALLLFAPLLWLTGRRPTAGAAAVTFAGATALSWAVLPRDSWTYWVHHLAGTGLGGAPDGLANQSVHGALLRLGVNGPAEVLLYAALAAAITWVGLRRAARYARDGQLLLAVAVTGCVAVAVAPTGWRHQLLWVLLAVAGKVGERAADRPVWPVAVVLAMTLPSDVLLPNLAALAPVRDNVLLLAALAAACAVPFLPSSSPYWREPVPTEYGRPAAARWSRVPLMPFWRRVLSRPNLLLELLLIRVGYSLYSHIRAAAPSSRSLAEGHGSQIYAAERALGIDIEHAVNHAVVNTAWLEKFFNFYYTSFHFVVPLAILAVLYWRRPGDYRWARAALGLATVLALIGFWLYPLAPPRLMPALGFIDTVHGPQDLANPQYGAMTAISNQYAAMPSLHFGWSLWCGIVIVTLAPKAWQKVLGALHPLITVCAIVATANHWVLDAVGGAVVVSAGFGLVHVLSGPRGAVLPDAVGVPHPRESERLGAATRSRA, encoded by the coding sequence GTGGCTAACGCGGCGGAGCACAGTGGTGCGAACGGACATGCCGGGGTCATAGGCGGTAGCGGCAGACTGGGGGCGGCACGCTTCCTGCTGTGGGCCCTGGCCGGTGTCCTCGCCGTCAGACAGGCCGCCGCCGCGCTGCGCATGCCACCGGGCGAGTGGCTCACCGACTTCCGTATCCCCAACAGCTTCCCCGGGTCGCTGTACGACAGCGGCCAGTTCACCGGGACGCCCTTCGCCGGGCTGGTCCTCAGGCCGTTCCTCGGGCTCGCGGCGCCGCCGCTGGAGGTGGCCTGGACCTGCGTGACGCTGCTGTTGGTCGCAGCCGTCGGGCTGGTCGCCGCGCGCGGCCTGCCCGACCCCGTGCCGCGGCGCACCGCGCTGCTCGCCGCGCCCGTACTCGTCGGCCTGATGATGGTGTCGCTGCCCGTCCGCGCCGCCGCCTCGCCGGGCCAGACCGCCGTCCTGCCCGTGCTGCTGGTGCTGCTGGCCGTGTTCCGGGTGCCCGGCGAGCGTCCGGCCGGCTTCCTCGTCGGCCTCGCCGCCGCGCTCCAGCCGGCCCTGCTGCTCTTCGCGCCGCTGCTGTGGCTCACCGGCCGCCGCCCCACCGCCGGGGCCGCGGCCGTGACGTTCGCCGGAGCCACCGCGCTGTCCTGGGCGGTCCTGCCGCGCGACTCCTGGACGTACTGGGTCCACCACCTGGCCGGCACCGGCCTCGGCGGCGCCCCCGACGGCCTCGCCAACCAGTCCGTGCACGGCGCGCTGCTGCGGCTCGGGGTGAACGGGCCCGCCGAGGTCCTGCTGTACGCGGCCCTCGCCGCCGCGATCACGTGGGTGGGCCTGCGCCGTGCGGCCCGCTACGCCCGGGACGGCCAGCTGCTGCTCGCCGTCGCCGTCACCGGCTGCGTCGCCGTCGCCGTGGCACCGACCGGCTGGCGCCACCAGCTGCTGTGGGTGCTGCTCGCGGTGGCCGGGAAGGTCGGCGAGCGCGCGGCGGACCGGCCCGTGTGGCCGGTGGCCGTCGTACTGGCCATGACGCTGCCCAGCGACGTACTGCTGCCCAACCTGGCCGCGCTGGCCCCCGTACGCGACAACGTGCTGCTGCTCGCCGCGCTGGCGGCGGCCTGCGCGGTGCCGTTCCTGCCGAGCTCCTCGCCGTACTGGCGCGAGCCCGTCCCGACGGAGTACGGCCGGCCTGCCGCCGCCCGGTGGTCGCGGGTGCCGCTGATGCCGTTCTGGCGGCGCGTGCTGTCGCGCCCCAACCTGCTGCTGGAGCTGCTGCTGATACGGGTCGGGTACTCGCTGTACTCGCACATCCGGGCCGCCGCGCCCAGCAGTCGCAGCCTCGCCGAGGGCCACGGGAGCCAGATCTACGCCGCCGAGCGGGCGCTGGGCATCGACATCGAGCACGCCGTCAACCACGCCGTGGTGAACACGGCTTGGCTGGAGAAGTTCTTCAACTTCTACTACACGTCGTTCCACTTCGTGGTGCCGCTGGCGATCCTGGCGGTCCTGTACTGGCGCCGGCCCGGCGACTACCGCTGGGCCCGCGCCGCGCTGGGCCTGGCCACCGTCCTCGCGCTCATCGGTTTCTGGCTGTACCCGCTGGCACCGCCGCGACTGATGCCGGCGCTCGGCTTCATCGACACCGTGCACGGGCCGCAGGACCTGGCCAACCCCCAGTACGGGGCGATGACCGCGATCTCCAACCAGTACGCGGCGATGCCCTCGCTGCACTTCGGCTGGTCGCTGTGGTGCGGGATCGTGATCGTCACGCTGGCGCCGAAGGCCTGGCAGAAGGTCCTCGGGGCGCTGCACCCGCTGATCACGGTGTGCGCGATCGTCGCCACCGCCAACCACTGGGTGCTCGACGCGGTCGGCGGCGCGGTCGTCGTCAGCGCCGGGTTCGGGCTCGTCCACGTACTGTCGGGGCCGCGCGGAGCCGTGCTGCCGGACGCGGTGGGCGTGCCGCACCCGCGCGAGTCGGAGCGGCTGGGCGCCGCCACGCGCAGCCGGGCCTGA
- a CDS encoding nuclear transport factor 2 family protein, whose amino-acid sequence MSEHPDAALIRRGYEAFGKGDMETLGSLMTADVIHHVPGSNPLSGHHKGREAVLDLYRRFGEETNGTFQVDLHAVLVDGRGHVMSFHTARGDRGDHGIEIQEGLFFTIVGGKITDIDECTQDIDEEDAFWG is encoded by the coding sequence ATGTCCGAGCACCCTGACGCTGCCCTGATCCGCCGTGGCTACGAGGCCTTCGGCAAGGGCGACATGGAGACGCTGGGCTCGCTGATGACGGCGGACGTCATCCACCACGTGCCCGGCAGCAATCCCCTCTCCGGGCACCACAAGGGCCGCGAAGCCGTCCTCGACCTGTACCGGCGGTTCGGCGAGGAGACGAACGGCACCTTCCAGGTCGATCTGCACGCGGTGCTCGTCGACGGCCGCGGCCACGTCATGTCCTTCCACACCGCGCGCGGTGACCGCGGCGACCACGGGATCGAGATCCAGGAAGGCTTGTTCTTCACGATCGTCGGCGGGAAGATCACCGACATCGACGAGTGCACGCAGGACATCGACGAGGAGGACGCCTTCTGGGGCTGA
- a CDS encoding HAD-IA family hydrolase, which yields MPASTTTAPVVLTAKALLLDMDGTIVNSDAVVERCWRDWAVSHGLDPQEALKVVHGRQGYATMAILLPERPMELNYAENSVMLARETADTDGVVPVRGAAVFMAAIADLPHALVTSADATLATARMTAAGLPMPEVRVTAESVRASKPDPEGFLKGAAELGVDPADCIVFEDSAAGIAAGRAAGMRVIGIGPRAAAHAPTAHTPDLTSIRVTTTPGGSIHLTLTPDA from the coding sequence ATGCCGGCCAGCACCACCACCGCGCCCGTCGTCCTGACCGCCAAGGCCCTGCTCCTGGACATGGACGGCACCATCGTCAACTCCGACGCGGTGGTCGAGCGCTGCTGGCGCGACTGGGCCGTGTCCCACGGGCTGGATCCGCAGGAAGCCCTGAAGGTGGTCCACGGCCGACAGGGCTACGCCACGATGGCCATCCTGCTGCCGGAGCGCCCGATGGAGCTCAATTACGCCGAGAACTCCGTGATGCTCGCCCGCGAGACCGCCGACACCGACGGCGTGGTCCCGGTCCGCGGGGCCGCAGTTTTCATGGCGGCGATCGCGGACCTGCCGCACGCCCTGGTCACCTCCGCCGACGCCACCCTGGCCACGGCCCGGATGACGGCCGCCGGCCTGCCCATGCCCGAGGTACGGGTCACGGCCGAGTCCGTACGGGCCAGCAAGCCCGACCCGGAGGGCTTCCTCAAGGGCGCCGCCGAACTCGGCGTGGACCCCGCCGACTGCATCGTCTTCGAGGACTCGGCGGCGGGCATCGCCGCGGGCCGGGCCGCGGGCATGCGCGTGATCGGCATCGGCCCCAGGGCCGCAGCCCACGCCCCGACGGCCCACACCCCCGACCTGACCTCGATCCGGGTCACCACCACCCCGGGCGGCTCGATCCACCTCACCCTGACACCGGACGCCTGA
- a CDS encoding HNH endonuclease family protein: protein MPAVYARRIGVIASAGTLAALTSLVNAPLAQASPPAPISAAAARSYLATVTPKTEGSLSGYSRSLFPHWITVSGSCNTRETVLKRDGVGVVTDSSCASVSGSWYSEYDGATWTNAADLDIDHVVPLAEAWRSGAASWTTAKRQQFANDLTRPQLIAVTDNVNQAKGDQDPGKWLPSRTAYRCTYARMWVDVKQYWGLSMDSGEKTALVNILNGC from the coding sequence ATACCCGCTGTCTACGCGCGTCGAATTGGCGTGATCGCGTCAGCAGGCACGCTCGCCGCCCTCACCTCCCTCGTGAACGCGCCCCTCGCCCAGGCCTCCCCGCCCGCCCCCATCAGCGCCGCGGCCGCCCGCTCCTACCTCGCCACGGTCACCCCGAAGACCGAGGGCTCCCTCAGCGGCTACAGCCGCAGCCTCTTCCCCCACTGGATCACCGTCTCCGGCAGCTGCAACACGCGCGAGACCGTCCTGAAGCGCGACGGCGTCGGCGTCGTCACCGACTCCTCCTGCGCCTCCGTGAGCGGCAGCTGGTACTCCGAGTACGACGGCGCCACCTGGACCAACGCGGCCGACCTCGACATCGACCACGTCGTACCGCTCGCCGAGGCATGGCGCTCCGGGGCCGCGTCCTGGACCACCGCCAAGCGCCAGCAGTTCGCCAACGACCTCACCCGTCCGCAGCTCATCGCGGTCACCGACAACGTCAACCAGGCCAAGGGCGACCAGGACCCGGGCAAGTGGCTCCCGTCGCGGACCGCCTACCGCTGCACGTACGCCCGGATGTGGGTGGACGTGAAGCAGTACTGGGGTCTGAGCATGGACTCCGGCGAGAAGACGGCCCTGGTCAACATCCTCAACGGCTGCTGA
- a CDS encoding peptidoglycan-binding domain-containing protein codes for MTLPDPRHSDGPPLSPQPVHGVVSGPAQGYTHPGATPSGDDTPAYGIPAAWPDAPPQALWPAETVQLRAATPAADGRHENGGGGRGGGGGPTKRSGGSRRRRLPTVLAGAGTVVAVGTAALALGLLPHSGGSDTVLLDAKPSAPAVDVAPAGPTQPSSTVSPSRSASASGSPSPSPSKSASRSASPSASRSSTPPSPTPSASASRTPSAPAPPQAPTLRYGDSGPEVEKMQRLLTGQGLYRGRVSGKFDDRTENAVSEFQWRNNIDEDWGVYGPLTRRALEGTG; via the coding sequence GTGACGCTGCCCGACCCGCGCCACTCCGACGGGCCGCCGCTGTCGCCGCAGCCGGTGCACGGCGTGGTGTCCGGACCGGCGCAGGGGTACACCCACCCCGGCGCGACGCCGTCGGGGGACGACACCCCTGCGTACGGCATACCCGCGGCCTGGCCGGACGCCCCGCCGCAGGCACTCTGGCCGGCCGAGACGGTCCAGCTCCGGGCAGCCACCCCGGCAGCCGACGGCAGACACGAAAACGGGGGCGGGGGGAGGGGAGGGGGAGGGGGCCCCACGAAGCGGTCCGGCGGCTCCCGTCGACGCCGGCTCCCGACGGTCCTGGCCGGTGCCGGCACGGTGGTCGCGGTCGGCACCGCGGCCCTGGCGCTGGGGCTGCTCCCGCATTCCGGTGGCAGCGACACCGTGCTGTTGGACGCGAAGCCGTCCGCGCCCGCCGTGGACGTGGCTCCGGCCGGTCCGACGCAGCCGTCCTCCACGGTCAGCCCGTCCCGCTCGGCCTCCGCTTCGGGTTCGCCGTCACCGAGCCCCTCGAAGTCGGCGTCCCGTTCCGCCTCCCCCAGCGCCTCCCGCAGCTCGACGCCCCCGTCCCCCACCCCGTCGGCTAGCGCGAGCCGCACGCCGAGCGCCCCGGCGCCGCCGCAGGCTCCGACGTTGAGGTACGGGGATTCGGGCCCGGAGGTGGAAAAGATGCAGCGGCTCCTGACGGGTCAGGGCCTGTACAGGGGCCGGGTCAGCGGCAAGTTCGACGACCGTACGGAGAACGCGGTCTCGGAGTTCCAGTGGCGCAACAACATCGACGAGGACTGGGGCGTCTACGGTCCGCTGACCCGGCGGGCCCTGGAGGGCACGGGCTGA